A stretch of DNA from Terriglobia bacterium:
CACCTTCGTGTAGTCCGTGACTCGAATCGAGGCTTTGCCGTTACGATTCGACCGCTCGATTCCTCCGGTTTTATCGCTGATGTAATTCACAATGAGCTGGCGATCGCGGGCGTGGTCTTCTTCGATCGTATCGCCTTTCGGGATCGCGCGGAGCTGCGTCAGCGCCACCTGAACGGATGAATCGTACATGGCCTTGGCAACCTCCTCCTGATTGTCGATGAGGCCGAGTTCCTTCAGTTTCGGATCCCAGATGTTCCATAACGCCATCAGGTCGGCTCGGGCTTCTTCCAGCGTGGAGAAGTATTCCTTCAGGTACGGTTCCGCCCCTCCTTTCAATCTGTCGTTGAGTTGCCCGGACCCATGTCCGATCACTTCGTGCAACGCCGTCTTCAGATCATCCGCCTGTTCGCCGTATTTCTCCTGGCGCTGCGCATCTTCCGGTGTTGCGGCAAATTCCTGGGTCATCTTCGCGCCTCGGGCGCGGCCGAGCGCGTGGCTGCTGCCGACGAAAAGGAAGTTTTTGGTTCCGTATTTTTCGTGGATTTCGTTTTCGTTAGGGAGATTGTCGCCGATGGTCGTTACGTGGAAGTCACCGGTTTCGATCAGAACTTCAACGGCTTTGACGACCGGCGCCTGAAACGCCTTCCTCTTATACTTCGCGTCCCACGACGCCTTTTGCTCGAAGTACGCGGCGTTCTGCGCCAGTTTCGTCATCGCATCGGTCACCGGCTTATCCGTTATCGTGACGAAGCTTTGCGAACTGCCTTTTGCGCCACGGGCATCGCGATAGATCTCGATAAAACCGTTGGCGAAATCGACTTGCGCGTCGTTTTGAACCCAGTCCGCTCCGAACTGGAGCCAGTCCTTCGGATCACCGGTTTGATAGTAGCGAATGAGATCGCCAATGACTTTGGCTTGAGCGGGTTCGGCGACCGATCTCGCTTTCTCGAGGTATTCATTCGCCTTTTTCAGGTAAACCGCATACAAACCCGGCGAGACGCGCCCG
This window harbors:
- a CDS encoding peptidase → MKVLILLPAFILIVFFASAMTAQNQPSASSRIVERVGETAFLELRADSFGQLDARRQALAYWLTQASIAIDPMIYDQLSRFGLREKRIIEEIVARPASADADTFKKIRDYALLFWANRGNHNETTGQKFLPGFTFDDLQNAAVKAQAAGAFKTAYGDLPAIPAPAGLRSELADLRPAIFDAGFEPLPTAKTPPAGQDIIQASSNTFYQGVTLQDLKNFTERYPLNSRVVKGADGRLREEVYRAGTPDGRVSPGLYAVYLKKANEYLEKARSVAEPAQAKVIGDLIRYYQTGDPKDWLQFGADWVQNDAQVDFANGFIEIYRDARGAKGSSQSFVTITDKPVTDAMTKLAQNAAYFEQKASWDAKYKRKAFQAPVVKAVEVLIETGDFHVTTIGDNLPNENEIHEKYGTKNFLFVGSSHALGRARGAKMTQEFAATPEDAQRQEKYGEQADDLKTALHEVIGHGSGQLNDRLKGGAEPYLKEYFSTLEEARADLMALWNIWDPKLKELGLIDNQEEVAKAMYDSSVQVALTQLRAIPKGDTIEEDHARDRQLIVNYISDKTGGIERSNRNGKASIRVTDYTKVRQGVGMLLAELMRIKGEGDYAAIKALVDKYGVHFDPAVR